One window of Dysidea avara chromosome 11, odDysAvar1.4, whole genome shotgun sequence genomic DNA carries:
- the LOC136237960 gene encoding p21-activated protein kinase-interacting protein 1-like → MEIEIIIGTYDCFIKGYSFDLISTDQNIRSKFYEKSHTGCLKAVACNGRYLASGSTDETIKLYDLQDHTEVGTLVQHEGTITELVFFGGTHLVSASEDQTICIWECGNNWDCLHVLKGHKGRINSVSIHPSGKLALSVAKDKTLRMWNLLTGRMSYVNNLKQVAELVVWNPVGDQYVVAYDTTLSVCDVQSGSVTQNISIGKHINAVQYIKEKILAIASELPYIQLYSVVTGKCLYKLEGHTNRVKTLIMAPGNSFLFSASSDGTIRAWKMDENLSLCSCVCHVDTKSRPTCMTLSNLAVKMEPPSTTVQPTEESKQLTKAAKSDTKSRKRKTEQKSCTETEDTTKELHKKTRQH, encoded by the exons ATGGAGATAGAAATCATCATAGGAACATACGATTGTTTCATTAAAGGATACTCTTTTGATTTGATATCAACAGATCAG AATATTAGGTCAAAATTCTACGAAAAGTCTCACACTGGTTGTTTGAAGGCAGTAGCTTGTAATGGACGTTATTTAGCGTCCGGGTCTACGGATGAAACGATAAA GCTGTATGACCTGCAAGATCACACTGAAGTGGGGACCCTAGTTCAGCATGAAG GGACTATTACAGAATTAGTGTTTTTTGGCGGCACACACCTGGTTAGTGCTAGCGAAGACCAGACCATTTGCATATGGGAGTGTGGCAATAATTGGGATTGTCTCCATGTCTTGAAGGGACATAA gGGAAGAATTAACTCTGTATCAATCCACCCGTCAGGCAAACTGGCTCTCTCAGTGGCAAAAGACAAAACCCTGAG AATGTGGAATCTCCTAACTGGAAGGATGTCCTATGTCAACAACCTAAAACAAG TTGCAGAATTGGTTGTGTGGAATCCTGTGGGAGACCAGTATGTTGTTGCCTATGACACAACTTTGTCAGTGTGTGATGTGCAA TCGGGAAGTGTTACACAGAATATTTCCATTGGAAAACACATCAATGCTGTACAATACATCAAA GAAAAGATTTTGGCTATTGCCAGTGAGCTACCCTATATCCAGTTGTATAGCGTGGTGACTGGAAAGTGTCTTTACAAACTTGAGGGTCATACTAACAG AGTTAAAACACTTATCATGGCACCTGGTAATAGTTTTCTCTTTTCTGCTTCATCTGACGGCACTATCAGAGCATGGAAGATGGATGAAAATTTG TCACTATGTTCgtgtgtgtgtcatgtggaCACCAAGTCCAGACCAACTTGTATGACCTTGTCAAATTTGGCAGTAAAAATGGAACCGCCTAGTACCACTGTTCAACCAACAGAAGAAA GTAAACAGTTAACTAAGGCAGCAAAAAGCGACACTAAAAGTAGAAAAAGAAAGACAGAGCAAAAATCATGTACCGAGACAGAAG ATACTACAAAAGAGCTTCACAAAAAGACAAGACAGCACTAA
- the LOC136237955 gene encoding telomeric repeat-binding factor 2-like isoform X1 — translation MDSLTSFLSHSVPTYKDLFTVRHPENQALLLFENYLCYRALLDVLSLRSSRWEELVKVLFSHMKDAVDEECKRWLCCVHLGVLIRDAVLHSSYDNYSNVLKCFKSNSELFPNKSDYKKLVNQLNISIACYCLIIEKDKVMAAEACDTNDTVLELISSFPDFSVHQTEFMYGQKPHTALIKILDNLRCVVMKMPPPVLVEMFDEYLRAAQEKDNTTVLDETENDRDVSPPLLTSTSVSADPPMDEARKMSGPQTRAKTAAAQFDSKDTKMVAKSPRKVVSTTADKTDSGNDSGPKTITSYYSLRSGTKSAATDSVATEKQPNSPAAKLKSPYKKSQSTPTKLQATPSKLQATPSKSPSSKSRATPSEFPSTPLNTRLTPSRSYLTPTKPQVTSLRSPSKLTTHVESEQPITDGLTVVAVIMGSDAEDNSDDGAVTPQATPSKRAMIVESSSNSGEAEQPTSTVQQSEDPSTTLHRRGLRDLKETGEVPNSWSSSSEDSDFFTAIPKGISIKHRRRRSLTVTPRPKKYKVSSAIRHPWTHSESKLLVEGVERFGLGQWAAILQHYKFPAYRDNVSLKDRWRNMKKNHEVPDKFL, via the exons ATGGACTCGTTGACGAGTTTCTTGTCACATTCAGTGCCAACCTATAAGGATCTATTTACCGTAAGACACCCAGAAAATCAAGCTCTATTACTTTTCGAGAACTACCTTTGCTACAGAGCGTTGCTCGACGTCCTTTCGCTTCGCTCATCCCGATGGGAAGAGCTAGTAAAAG TTCTATTTTCACACATGAAAGATGCCGTTGATGAAGAATGTAAGCGATGGCTATGCTGTGTACATTTGGGCGTGCTAATTCGTGATGCCGTCTTGCATTCGAGTTATGATAACTACTCTAACGTGTTGAAATGCTTCAAGAGTAATAGTGAATTATTCCCTAATAAATCTGATTACAAGAAACTAGTAAATCAACTAAATATATCA ATTGCCTGCTACTGTTTAATAATTGAGAAAGACAAAGTAATGGCTGCAGAAGCATGTGACACAAATGACACTGTATTG GAGTTGATCTCTTCATTCCCTGATTTCAGTGTACATCAGACTGAGTTCATGTATGGTCAGAAGCCCCACACCGCTCTGATTAAGATATTGGATAACCTGAGGTGTGTTGTGATGAAAATGCCACCACCCGTTCTAGTTGAG ATGTTTGATGAATACTTACGTGCTGCTCAGGAGAAAGACAACACCACAGTTCTGGACGAAACAGAAAATGACAG AGATGTTTCACCACCACTTCTGACAAGCACTTCAGTGTCAGCCGATCCTCCTATGGATGAGGCTAGGAAGATGTCTGGTCCCCAAACAAGGGCTAAAACAGCTGCTGCCCAGTTTGACAGCAAGGACACAAAAATGGTTGCTAAGTCACCAAGAAAGGTTGTCAGTACTACTGCTGATAAGACTGATAGTGGTAACGACTCTGGTCCTAAAACTATCACTAGTTACTATTCCCTTAGAAGTGGAACTAAATCTGcag CAACTGATTCTGTTGCTACTGAAAAGCAACCTAATTCACCAGCTGCAAAGTTGAAATCACCATACAAGAAGTCACAATCTACTCCAACTAAACTACAAGCAACACCATCTAAACTACAAGCAACACCATCTAAATCTCCATCTTCTAAATCAAGAGCAACTCCATCTGAATTTCCATCAACACCACTGAACACTCGATTAACTCCTTCCAGATCTTATTTAACCCCCACTAAGCCACAGGTGACATCATTGAGATCACCGTCCAAACTGACAACTCATGTAGAGTCAGAGCAGCCAATTACTGATGGATTAACTGTAGTTGCTGTTATTATGGGCAGTGATGCCGAAGACAATAGTGATGATGGTGCGGTAACACCACAAGCTACCCCCTCTAAGAGAGCCATGATTGTAGAGAGCAGTTCTAATTCTGGTGAGGCCGAGCAGCCTACTAGTACGGTGCAGCAGAGTGAAGATCCTTCAACAACACTTCATCGTCGAGGGCTCCGGGACCTCAAGGAAACTGGTGAAGTACCAAACAGTTGGAGCAGCAGTAGTGAAGATAGTGATTTCTTCACCGCAATACCTA AAGGAATAAGCATCAAACACAGGAGAAGACGATCACTGACAGTGACACCTCGGCCAAAGAAATACAAAGTTTCGTCAGCCATAAGACACCCCTGGACACACTCTGAAAGTAAACTGTTGGTGGAAGGAGTAGAAAGGTTTGGATTAGGGCAGTGGGCAGCTATACTGCAGCATTACAAATTTCCTGCTTACCGAGACAATGTCAGTTTGAAAGATAGATGGCGTAACATGAAGAAAAATCATGAGGTTCCTGACAAATTTTTGTGA
- the LOC136237955 gene encoding telomeric repeat-binding factor 2-like isoform X2 has product MDSLTSFLSHSVPTYKDLFTVRHPENQALLLFENYLCYRALLDVLSLRSSRWEELVKVLFSHMKDAVDEECKRWLCCVHLGVLIRDAVLHSSYDNYSNVLKCFKSNSELFPNKSDYKKLVNQLNISIACYCLIIEKDKVMAAEACDTNDTVLELISSFPDFSVHQTEFMYGQKPHTALIKILDNLSTFLPHKMFDEYLRAAQEKDNTTVLDETENDRDVSPPLLTSTSVSADPPMDEARKMSGPQTRAKTAAAQFDSKDTKMVAKSPRKVVSTTADKTDSGNDSGPKTITSYYSLRSGTKSAATDSVATEKQPNSPAAKLKSPYKKSQSTPTKLQATPSKLQATPSKSPSSKSRATPSEFPSTPLNTRLTPSRSYLTPTKPQVTSLRSPSKLTTHVESEQPITDGLTVVAVIMGSDAEDNSDDGAVTPQATPSKRAMIVESSSNSGEAEQPTSTVQQSEDPSTTLHRRGLRDLKETGEVPNSWSSSSEDSDFFTAIPKGISIKHRRRRSLTVTPRPKKYKVSSAIRHPWTHSESKLLVEGVERFGLGQWAAILQHYKFPAYRDNVSLKDRWRNMKKNHEVPDKFL; this is encoded by the exons ATGGACTCGTTGACGAGTTTCTTGTCACATTCAGTGCCAACCTATAAGGATCTATTTACCGTAAGACACCCAGAAAATCAAGCTCTATTACTTTTCGAGAACTACCTTTGCTACAGAGCGTTGCTCGACGTCCTTTCGCTTCGCTCATCCCGATGGGAAGAGCTAGTAAAAG TTCTATTTTCACACATGAAAGATGCCGTTGATGAAGAATGTAAGCGATGGCTATGCTGTGTACATTTGGGCGTGCTAATTCGTGATGCCGTCTTGCATTCGAGTTATGATAACTACTCTAACGTGTTGAAATGCTTCAAGAGTAATAGTGAATTATTCCCTAATAAATCTGATTACAAGAAACTAGTAAATCAACTAAATATATCA ATTGCCTGCTACTGTTTAATAATTGAGAAAGACAAAGTAATGGCTGCAGAAGCATGTGACACAAATGACACTGTATTG GAGTTGATCTCTTCATTCCCTGATTTCAGTGTACATCAGACTGAGTTCATGTATGGTCAGAAGCCCCACACCGCTCTGATTAAGATATTGGATAACCTGAG CACTTTTCTCCCCCACAAGATGTTTGATGAATACTTACGTGCTGCTCAGGAGAAAGACAACACCACAGTTCTGGACGAAACAGAAAATGACAG AGATGTTTCACCACCACTTCTGACAAGCACTTCAGTGTCAGCCGATCCTCCTATGGATGAGGCTAGGAAGATGTCTGGTCCCCAAACAAGGGCTAAAACAGCTGCTGCCCAGTTTGACAGCAAGGACACAAAAATGGTTGCTAAGTCACCAAGAAAGGTTGTCAGTACTACTGCTGATAAGACTGATAGTGGTAACGACTCTGGTCCTAAAACTATCACTAGTTACTATTCCCTTAGAAGTGGAACTAAATCTGcag CAACTGATTCTGTTGCTACTGAAAAGCAACCTAATTCACCAGCTGCAAAGTTGAAATCACCATACAAGAAGTCACAATCTACTCCAACTAAACTACAAGCAACACCATCTAAACTACAAGCAACACCATCTAAATCTCCATCTTCTAAATCAAGAGCAACTCCATCTGAATTTCCATCAACACCACTGAACACTCGATTAACTCCTTCCAGATCTTATTTAACCCCCACTAAGCCACAGGTGACATCATTGAGATCACCGTCCAAACTGACAACTCATGTAGAGTCAGAGCAGCCAATTACTGATGGATTAACTGTAGTTGCTGTTATTATGGGCAGTGATGCCGAAGACAATAGTGATGATGGTGCGGTAACACCACAAGCTACCCCCTCTAAGAGAGCCATGATTGTAGAGAGCAGTTCTAATTCTGGTGAGGCCGAGCAGCCTACTAGTACGGTGCAGCAGAGTGAAGATCCTTCAACAACACTTCATCGTCGAGGGCTCCGGGACCTCAAGGAAACTGGTGAAGTACCAAACAGTTGGAGCAGCAGTAGTGAAGATAGTGATTTCTTCACCGCAATACCTA AAGGAATAAGCATCAAACACAGGAGAAGACGATCACTGACAGTGACACCTCGGCCAAAGAAATACAAAGTTTCGTCAGCCATAAGACACCCCTGGACACACTCTGAAAGTAAACTGTTGGTGGAAGGAGTAGAAAGGTTTGGATTAGGGCAGTGGGCAGCTATACTGCAGCATTACAAATTTCCTGCTTACCGAGACAATGTCAGTTTGAAAGATAGATGGCGTAACATGAAGAAAAATCATGAGGTTCCTGACAAATTTTTGTGA
- the LOC136237966 gene encoding spermatogenesis-associated protein 4-like isoform X1: MAGLPREVIKWLQSLDLSHSVKNVRRDFANGCLVAEIFSWYYPQDIQLHTISNGASVQSKLANWQQIDKVITKHNLNIGKDVTDGVIHNKPGAAITLVEQLYIVLTNRVIRAKPTELATQEFNDSTYQSQLPPYARSTASQCIKNNMAVTEYVTEPDRNHCADKIHAIMEVHNQQRKQEREKNPERFGIKTPGTKTAMKQREITMDDSTETDLPVVEVKVKQGAVPSFTDDS, translated from the exons ATGGCGGGTTTACCCAGGGAAGTTATCAAATGGTTACAGAGTTTAGATTTAAGCCATTCTGTTAAGAACGTGCGAAG AGACTTCGCAAATGGCTGTCTAGTGGCAGAAATCTTTTCTTGGTATTATCCACAAGATATACAGCTTCATACGATTTCAAATGGCGCCTCAGTTCAGTCTAAACTGGCTAATTGGCAGCAAATAGATAAG GTTATCACTAAACACAACCTCAACATTGGCAAAGATGTTACAGATGGTGTAATACACAATAAACCAGGTGCTGCTATTACTCTTGTTGAACAACTTTACATTGTGTTAACCAACCGAGT AATTAGAGCCAAGCCCACTGAATTAGCTACACAAGAATTTAATGACAGTACTTACCAATCACAGTTGCCACCTTATGCTAGATCAACGGCATCTCAG TGCATCAAGAATAACATGGCGGTCACAGAATATGTCACTGAACCAGACAGAAACCATTGTGCAGATAAG ATTCATGCAATCATGGAAGTACACAATCAACAAAGGAAACAGGAGCGAGAGAAAAACCCTG agAGGTTTGGAATTAAAACGCCAGGAACAAAGacagcaatgaaacaaagagaaATAACTATGGATGATAGCACTG AAACTGACCTACCAGTTGTTGAAGTAAAGGTGAAACAAGGAGCTGTACCTTCTTTCACTGATGACAGTTAA
- the LOC136237966 gene encoding spermatogenesis-associated protein 4-like isoform X2: MAGLPREVIKWLQSLDLSHSVKNVRRDFANGCLVAEIFSWYYPQDIQLHTISNGASVQSKLANWQQIDKVITKHNLNIGKDVTDGVIHNKPGAAITLVEQLYIVLTNRVIRAKPTELATQEFNDSTYQSQLPPYARSTASQCIKNNMAVTEYVTEPDRNHCADKIHAIMEVHNQQRKQEREKNPERFGIKTPGTKTAMKQREITMDDSTGMKPASYVFGIIVYCRNWGI; the protein is encoded by the exons ATGGCGGGTTTACCCAGGGAAGTTATCAAATGGTTACAGAGTTTAGATTTAAGCCATTCTGTTAAGAACGTGCGAAG AGACTTCGCAAATGGCTGTCTAGTGGCAGAAATCTTTTCTTGGTATTATCCACAAGATATACAGCTTCATACGATTTCAAATGGCGCCTCAGTTCAGTCTAAACTGGCTAATTGGCAGCAAATAGATAAG GTTATCACTAAACACAACCTCAACATTGGCAAAGATGTTACAGATGGTGTAATACACAATAAACCAGGTGCTGCTATTACTCTTGTTGAACAACTTTACATTGTGTTAACCAACCGAGT AATTAGAGCCAAGCCCACTGAATTAGCTACACAAGAATTTAATGACAGTACTTACCAATCACAGTTGCCACCTTATGCTAGATCAACGGCATCTCAG TGCATCAAGAATAACATGGCGGTCACAGAATATGTCACTGAACCAGACAGAAACCATTGTGCAGATAAG ATTCATGCAATCATGGAAGTACACAATCAACAAAGGAAACAGGAGCGAGAGAAAAACCCTG agAGGTTTGGAATTAAAACGCCAGGAACAAAGacagcaatgaaacaaagagaaATAACTATGGATGATAGCACTGGTATGAAACCAGCCAGCTATGTTTTTGGCATAATCGTCTATTGCAGAA actggggaatttga